From one Dermacentor silvarum isolate Dsil-2018 chromosome 3, BIME_Dsil_1.4, whole genome shotgun sequence genomic stretch:
- the LOC119445258 gene encoding uncharacterized protein LOC119445258: MAKVAILVAKDITVIEHSLSEPEVEHLTIEIVPNKRGRKSTFVVNTYKPPRPAKADFTNLLSEASRLAQANQLIVVGDFNSPHRDWGYQSNSARGVTVARAIESLRMELLTDPLYPTREGNSVTRDSCPDLTLIKNVAEATWTNLGETLGSDHCILSTSISSSKIRRHLGAAHITDWPKFRNAPVPSGPIQSIHVWSEDIRQAYKTATETIHRTPEAPEVDRHLLKLWEKRNRLVGRWKRQRLNRSLRLRIAQLTEGAQTYATNLAQQNWQQFCESLRGTLGTSRTWAILRNLIDPSKSKSESTRTLKRIAHLFPGDNVALLLALRDKYIGTSTAPPCSATYQGEENPALDAPISEAEVYAAVRSCTRNTTAGADKINNAMIRNLSKAQIRDLTKYLNDSLWEKNEIPSEWKHSEIIVIPKPGKKPAVEALRPISLTSCLGKLYERVVQTRLQHYIEDNDLFHPSMIGFRSGLSTQDAFLLLKEEVLSNIPRGGEHLIMALDLKSAFDNVSHEAILSELSNLNCGERTFQYVKTFLSNRTATIGMGDTRSDPQDMPNKAEKEDTLQAAAICVETEAIRCGLHCSPDKSEVIRIQGHHYKSPGNLNILLHGVPIREVPLIRILGLWLQSDGKANHTLQLLKTTTQQISKMIRRVARNRKGMREEDTIRLVQALVISRLSYGLPYLTLLRADFNKVNAMIRVAYKNALGLPPYTSNVSLEALGLNNTFEEIQEAVLLTQRERLLSTATGRHILKRIGYPADLDAIQSTTNIPTSYRARVHVAPLPKNMSQSHNEGRRNARVDYLKRTVGRSPRTVYVDAALYKDASNTAAAVVVDSSYEEVSSISIPHCTVTEAEAAAIVLAVQYGDATNRELQVITDSQAACRLLLAGRIPQKLARFTTNPLARNSSLKHQITWAPGHSGLEGNEAADRLARGHTNRAATILDPTTTLPVPAAYGARLQHLRKQRQLYPPPHKGLNAQEARDWRQLQTNTFPNLHKYSIIFSEHYKDACPWCNERPTAYHVTWGCTGPKPPDIQTQQPEEQWEATLSSPDLATQRGLVIQARAAAKATGVLK; this comes from the exons ATGGCGAAGGTTGCAATCCTCGTCGCAAAAGACATCACTGTTATCGAGCACTCGTTGTCAGAACCGGAGGTTGAGCACTTAACCATAGAGATCGTACCCAACAAACGGGGCCGAAAGAGCACGTTCGTGGTTAACACGTACAAGCCACCAAGGCCGGCGAAGGCCGATTTCACCAACCTCCTTTCCGAAGCCAGTCGACTGGCGCAAGCAAACCAGCTTATTGTAGTCGGGGACTTCAATTCGCCTCACCGGGACTGGGGGTATCAGTCAAACTCAGCAAGAGGAGTGACAGTCGCGCGAGCAATAGAATCCCTACGAATGGAACTCCTTACCGACCCTCTATATCCGACCAGGGAAGGCAACAGTGTCACCCGTGACTCatgccccgacctcaccctgatcAAGAACGTCGCCGAGGCCACGTGGACGAACCTAGGAGAAaccctgggcagcgaccactgtATACTCAGCACGTCCATATCATCTAGCAAAATTAGAAGACATCTGGGTGCCGCCCATATCACTGACTGGCCCAAATTCCGCAATGCACCCGTCCCGTCAGGTCCAATCCAGTCGATACACGTCTGGAGCGAGGACatcagacaggcatacaagacagCCACAGAAACAATACACCGCACACCGGAAGCCCCAGAGGTAGACCGCCACCTTCTCAAGCTATGGGAAAAGCGCAACCGGCTCGTGGGAAGATGGAAAAGGCAACGGCTAAACAGATCCCTCCGCCTGCGGATTGCACAGCTCACAGAGGGCGCTCAGACATACGCCACCAACCTAGCACAGCAAAACTGGCAACAGTTTTGTGAGTCACTGCGGGGAACGCTGGGAACCTCCCGTACGTGGGCAATCCTGCGGAACCTCATCGACCCCTCTAAATCAAAATCTGAATCTACACGCACCCTGAAGCGCATTGCTCACCTCTTTCCGGGAGACAACGTAGCCCTACTTCTTGCTCTAAGGGACAAATACATCGGCACCAGCACCGCGCCACCCTGCTCTGCGACCTATCAGGGTGAGGAAAATCCGGCACTCGACGCTCCCATCTCCGAAGCCGAGGTGTACGCCGCAGTACGATCGTGCACCCGAAATACTACGGCTGGAGCGGACAAAATTAACAACGCCATGATCCGCAACCTGAGCAAGGCACAGATCAGGGACCTCACCAAGTACCTGAACGACTCGCTCTGGGAGAAGAATGAAATTCCCTCCGAGTGGAAACACTCGGAGATCATAGTaatcccgaaaccgggcaagaagcCGGCAGTGGAAGCTCTAcgacctatatctctcacatcgTGCCTGGGCAAGCTCTACGAGCGAGTCGTCCAGACGCGCCTTCAACACTACATAGAAGATAACGacctttttcatccatccatgatTGGCTTCCGGTCGGGCCTGTCGACACAAGACGCCTTCCTTCTCCTGAAGGAGGAAGTACTCTCTAACATCCCGAGGGGTGGCGAACACCTCATTATGGCGCTGGATCTAAaaagcgcgtttgataacgtgtcTCACGAGGCAATACTCTCCGAGCTCAGCAATCTCAACTGTGGCGAGCGCACCTTCCAATATGTCAAGActtttctgtccaaccgaacGGCAACAATAGGAATGGGTGACACGAGATCGGACCCTCAAGACatgcccaacaagg CCGAGAAGGAAGACACACTCCAAGCAGCAGCAATCTGCGTCGAAACAGAGGCCATTCGATGTGGACTCCACTGCTCCCCCGACAAATCCGAAGTGATCCGCATACAGGGACATCACTACAAATCGCCAGGCAACCTAAACATCCTCCTACATGGGGTCCCAATCCGGGAGGTACCACTCATCCGGATCCTGGGCCTCTGGCTGCAGAGCGACGGAAAGGCCAACCACACACTCCAACTGCTCAAGACTACAACACAGCAGATCTCTAAGATGATCCGCCGGGTGGCcagaaacagaaaaggcatgcGGGAGGAGGACACGATCCGTTTGGTGCAGGCACTGGTCATCAGCCGCCTTTCCTACGGGCTCCCTTACCTCACCCTGCTCCGAGCAGACTTCAACAAAGTTAATGCGATGATACGCGTAGCCTACAAGAACGCCCTCGGTCTCCCACCGTACACATCCAACGTCAGCTTGGAAGCTTTGGGACTAAATAACACGTTCGAGGAAATTCAGGAGGCGGTCCTCCTGACCCAGAGAGAACGCCTCCTGTCCACAGCGACAGGCCGACACATCCTAAAGCGCATCGGCTACCCGGCGGACCTTGACGCCATCCAGTCGACCACAAACATTCCGACATCGTACCGAGCCAGAGTACACGTGGCCCCGCTCCCAAAAAATATGTCACAATCCCACAACGAAGGCAGAAGAAACGCCCGAGTGGACTACCTCAAACGCACAGTGGGACGGAGCCCGAGGAcggtgtacgtggacgccgcCCTATATAAGGATGCATCGAACACAGCAGCAGCCGTGGTGGTGGACTCTTCTTACGAAGAAGTCTCCAGCATCTCCATCCCGCACTGCACCGTCACAGAAGCGGAAGCTGCGGCGATCGTGCTGGCCGTTCAGTACGGGGACGCGACCAACCGAGAACTTCAAGTAATAACCGACTCCCAAGCGGCGTGTCGGCTCCTTCTTGCAGGCAGAATACCTCAGAAATTAGCTAGGTTCACGACTAATCCATTGGCTAGAAATTCATCGCTCAAACATCAGATCACGTGGGCTCCGGGGCACTCGGGGCTGGAGGGTAACGAGGCCGCGGACAGGCTAGCTCGAGGTCACACAAACCGAGCGGCCACAATCCTCGATCCCACTACTACCCTCCCCGTACCTGCGGCTTACGGCGCGCGACTTCAACACTTGCGCAAACAACGTCAGCTTTACCCCCCACCACACAAGGGGCTAAATGCACAGGAAGCACGGGACTGGAGACAGCTCCAAACCAACACCTTCCCCAACTTACACAAATACAGCATTATCTTCTCAGAACACTACAAAGACGCATGCCCATGGTGCAACGAACGACCCACCGCCTACCACGTCACGTGGGGGTGTACAGGCCCCAAACCGCCAGACATACAAACACAACAAccggaggagcagtgggaggccactctGTCCAGCCCCGACCTAGCAACCCAGCGCGGACTGGTAATCCAGGCGAGAGCGGCAGCCAAGGCCACTGGGGTCTTGAAATGA